One segment of Gemmatimonadota bacterium DNA contains the following:
- a CDS encoding TauD/TfdA family dioxygenase → MPEKSRYTTLTPSGFGAELGDVDLARPDEAMVNEAVAAFHEAGGLVVVRNQGHIEPGHLRRFVTRFGTPEGNEKYDPAFLVPGFPDILRIGNATENGKYTALFIQADPPPLLWHMDDSFRHPQPIGSCLFCVRTPPEGGETGFAGMTAAYEDLPDQVKARIESIRTVHSYNHLNELLRKKNPHRPPLSEALRAQFPPIVRALVARHPETGRKSLYLPLCHIESVEGMSTAEGSALLNDLQAHATGVDYTYMHQWRPGDLVVWDNRCTLHAPTPFDDTRYERLMYRLTFSGRQIAGF, encoded by the coding sequence ATGCCCGAGAAGTCCAGATACACTACGCTGACCCCGTCCGGTTTCGGGGCCGAACTCGGGGACGTGGACCTCGCGCGGCCCGATGAAGCCATGGTCAACGAGGCCGTGGCCGCGTTTCACGAGGCGGGCGGACTGGTGGTCGTCCGTAACCAGGGACATATCGAACCCGGTCACCTTCGCCGGTTCGTGACCCGGTTCGGCACGCCTGAAGGTAACGAGAAGTACGATCCGGCCTTTCTGGTCCCGGGGTTCCCCGACATACTGCGCATCGGGAACGCGACAGAGAACGGAAAGTACACCGCGCTCTTCATCCAGGCGGACCCGCCGCCGCTGCTGTGGCACATGGACGATTCCTTCCGCCATCCCCAGCCGATCGGATCCTGCCTGTTCTGCGTCCGCACGCCCCCCGAGGGCGGGGAAACGGGCTTCGCGGGCATGACCGCGGCCTATGAGGACCTGCCGGACCAGGTCAAAGCACGCATCGAGTCTATACGTACCGTTCATTCCTACAACCACCTCAACGAGTTGCTCAGGAAGAAGAACCCGCATCGGCCACCGCTCAGCGAAGCACTGCGGGCACAGTTTCCCCCGATCGTCCGGGCCCTGGTCGCACGGCACCCGGAGACCGGTCGGAAGTCCCTCTACCTGCCCCTTTGCCATATCGAATCCGTCGAAGGGATGTCGACGGCGGAGGGATCCGCGCTGCTGAACGATCTGCAGGCCCACGCGACCGGAGTGGACTACACCTACATGCACCAGTGGCGTCCGGGCGACCTGGTGGTCTGGGACAACCGGTGCACGCTGCACGCCCCGACGCCCTTTGACGACACGCGTTACGAACGGCTCATGTACCGGCTTACCTTCAGCGGCCGCCAGATTGCCGGCTTCTGA
- a CDS encoding RtcB family protein yields MANRIPYRQWGRDLDAQSIQQMERACALPVSLAAALMPDAHVGYGLPIGGVLATDNAVIPYAVGVDIACRMKMTVLDLPLGTLRHDRGTDRLKKAISAETRFGVGARFKKRRNHPVLDRNWSVSPVTRKARDKAWSQLGTSGSGNHFVEFGELTLNEPLKGLDTGTYLALLSHSGSRGTGAMVASHYSRLAMSLRPELPKEQRHLAWLDLNSEPGQEYWAAMELMGHYAEANHACIHRHMAGHLGAEVLLDLENHHNFAWEERIAVPGQHGQSGQHEQSGQHEQSGRSGRRLDCKAIIHRKGATPAGPGVLGIIPGSMASPAFVVRGKGNRASMNSAAHGAGRVMSRKRAIRSLNWQDANRLLREKGVTLMSAGLDEVPFVYKNIEEVMAAQTDLVEVVARFDPRLVKMAPAGERPED; encoded by the coding sequence TTGGCAAATCGCATACCCTACCGGCAGTGGGGACGGGACCTGGACGCGCAGTCGATCCAGCAGATGGAGCGGGCCTGCGCGCTTCCCGTGTCCCTGGCCGCCGCGCTGATGCCGGACGCCCACGTGGGTTACGGCCTGCCCATCGGCGGCGTGCTGGCCACGGACAACGCGGTCATACCCTACGCCGTGGGCGTCGACATCGCCTGCCGGATGAAAATGACCGTCCTGGACCTTCCGCTGGGTACGCTGCGGCACGACCGGGGAACGGACCGCCTGAAGAAGGCCATCTCGGCGGAGACGCGCTTCGGCGTGGGGGCCCGTTTCAAGAAACGCCGGAACCACCCGGTCCTCGACCGGAACTGGTCCGTCTCCCCCGTGACCCGGAAGGCCAGGGACAAGGCCTGGAGCCAGCTGGGCACCAGCGGGAGCGGCAACCATTTCGTCGAATTCGGCGAGCTGACGCTGAACGAGCCGTTGAAGGGGCTCGATACCGGCACCTACCTCGCCTTGCTGTCCCACAGCGGAAGCCGCGGGACCGGCGCCATGGTCGCCTCCCACTACAGCAGGCTGGCCATGTCCCTGCGTCCCGAGCTGCCCAAAGAGCAACGGCACCTGGCCTGGCTGGACCTGAACTCCGAGCCGGGACAGGAATACTGGGCGGCCATGGAGCTTATGGGCCATTACGCGGAGGCCAACCACGCATGTATACACCGGCACATGGCCGGCCACCTCGGTGCGGAAGTGTTGCTGGACCTGGAGAATCACCATAATTTCGCCTGGGAGGAACGAATCGCCGTCCCCGGCCAGCACGGCCAATCCGGCCAACACGAACAGTCAGGCCAGCATGAACAGTCCGGGCGGTCCGGGCGGAGGCTGGACTGTAAAGCGATCATACACCGAAAGGGCGCCACGCCGGCCGGCCCGGGCGTTCTGGGCATCATACCCGGCTCGATGGCGAGTCCGGCCTTCGTGGTCCGCGGAAAGGGCAATCGCGCGTCGATGAACTCCGCGGCACACGGCGCCGGCCGCGTGATGAGCCGGAAACGGGCGATCCGGAGCCTGAACTGGCAGGACGCCAACCGGCTGCTTCGGGAGAAAGGCGTCACGCTCATGTCCGCCGGCCTTGACGAAGTTCCCTTCGTGTACAAGAATATCGAAGAAGTGATGGCGGCCCAGACCGACCTGGTGGAGGTGGTGGCCCGTTTCGATCCCAGGCTGGTGAAGATGGCGCCGGCCGGCGAGCGACCGGAGGATTAA
- a CDS encoding mandelate racemase/muconate lactonizing enzyme family protein produces the protein MRVTNVEAFAVRVPREAGQKLRECQGAREGQGTAAGPGATGESPKAGTASPYFIPENRHAFKSDMHETLVVRVSTEEGLVGYGEGQSPILPDTTRTIVENLCRPVLIGADPFDVEVLWQRLFDGMRERGHPTGFYVDALAACDIALWDLKGKALDLPVHKLLGGRFRDRVEIYSGCAGRDPATAADRAERLVAEGYRGLKLSPSRDRAGTVAIARAVRERVGPDIAVMVDVHTEFDVAEAIRLGRELEALDIYWLEAPTLPEDLAGHAAVTRALDMHVANGEWYRTRFEMKEAFDRRTCDVVMPDIGRTGLTEGKRIAVLAETYNIPVSPHIGGGGLLATAATIQLSAAIPNFLVMEHGHESFPTRCRYALEAPQPTNGAFPVTDDPGLGVRIDDEALEGFSSPLH, from the coding sequence ATGAGAGTAACGAACGTCGAAGCATTCGCGGTACGCGTTCCGAGAGAAGCCGGCCAGAAATTGCGTGAATGCCAGGGAGCGCGTGAAGGTCAGGGAACGGCCGCCGGCCCTGGAGCGACCGGCGAATCCCCCAAAGCCGGTACTGCCTCCCCATATTTCATCCCGGAAAACAGGCATGCCTTCAAATCCGATATGCACGAGACCCTGGTGGTGCGCGTCTCGACCGAAGAGGGCCTGGTCGGCTACGGCGAAGGGCAGAGTCCCATATTGCCCGATACGACGCGGACCATCGTGGAAAACCTGTGCCGTCCCGTATTGATCGGTGCCGACCCCTTCGACGTGGAGGTCCTGTGGCAGCGTCTCTTCGACGGCATGCGGGAGAGGGGACATCCGACCGGCTTCTACGTCGACGCCCTAGCCGCGTGCGACATCGCCCTGTGGGACCTGAAAGGCAAGGCGCTGGACCTGCCGGTCCATAAACTGCTCGGGGGACGGTTCCGGGACCGGGTCGAAATCTACTCGGGATGCGCCGGCCGCGACCCCGCCACCGCGGCGGACCGGGCCGAAAGACTCGTGGCCGAGGGCTACCGCGGTCTGAAACTGTCCCCGTCAAGGGACCGCGCCGGTACCGTCGCCATCGCCAGGGCCGTCCGCGAGCGCGTAGGTCCGGACATCGCCGTCATGGTGGACGTGCATACCGAATTCGACGTGGCCGAGGCGATCAGGCTGGGGCGGGAACTGGAAGCACTGGACATCTACTGGCTGGAGGCGCCGACTCTGCCGGAAGACCTGGCGGGCCACGCGGCCGTGACCCGGGCGCTTGACATGCACGTCGCCAACGGTGAGTGGTACCGCACCCGGTTCGAGATGAAGGAAGCCTTTGACCGAAGGACCTGCGACGTGGTGATGCCGGATATCGGGCGTACGGGGCTGACCGAGGGCAAACGCATCGCCGTGCTCGCGGAGACCTACAACATCCCCGTATCACCCCACATCGGGGGCGGCGGACTGCTCGCCACCGCCGCGACCATCCAGCTGTCCGCGGCCATTCCCAACTTCCTGGTCATGGAACACGGCCACGAGTCTTTTCCCACGCGGTGCCGCTACGCGCTGGAAGCCCCGCAACCCACAAACGGCGCGTTTCCGGTGACGGACGATCCCGGCCTGGGGGTCCGGATCGACGATGAAGCGCTGGAAGGTTTTTCAAGTCCCCTGCATTAA
- a CDS encoding peptide ABC transporter substrate-binding protein produces the protein MQRLTPFLVLVLFFSVPELRAQQVNSIGIELPEDAAPPENQRLRFFEMDGTYMEWFKTIYKRSPATNLISEPLVRQDHNYDLVPAAAKSWEATPDGNTWLFHLRSGMQWDDGRPFTAHDYVFTFRRGADPDNAYDFEWHYRIIKNWSDVVGRRLPVDSLGVEAIDDTTLAVHTEQPVPYLPFNLIMSWASPEHAVAKYGEEWSTRAETHISSGPFKVTEWRKNEIIILDANPMYRGSMPPLLDQVIIRVFSQSAVPLMLSAYTADEVDMILLNGQAALGRVKSDPVLRHELHSMVNFVTFYMTMDTYNPPFDDLRVRRAFAHSIDRTALMDSALKDVGVAAYSMLAPGFPGSRPEVFRDMLPYDPERARQLLAEAGYPGGKGFPQVDIWIRTHDYQATRLPAEAIQAMIAEALNVRVGVRVIERKVFTDGLNNHEVTLALVAYSQDFPDPANLLGLWRSRGRHAWHDDTFERLIHEGNEFMGPPEERYAIYHAAERRLVEDVGGIFLWFPVEHRLWKPDFHSPTLQPNRLGMEVWSNLTWMNGYFRDTDRDAADQPRSRGLWDWLKSALD, from the coding sequence ATGCAACGACTCACTCCGTTTCTAGTGTTGGTTTTGTTCTTTTCGGTTCCGGAACTCCGGGCCCAGCAGGTCAACTCCATCGGTATCGAACTGCCCGAGGACGCCGCTCCGCCGGAAAACCAGAGGCTTCGCTTCTTCGAGATGGACGGGACGTACATGGAGTGGTTCAAGACCATTTACAAGCGCAGCCCGGCCACCAACCTCATTTCCGAGCCGCTGGTCCGCCAGGACCACAACTACGACCTGGTGCCGGCCGCCGCAAAGTCCTGGGAGGCCACGCCGGACGGCAATACCTGGCTCTTCCACCTGCGGTCAGGAATGCAGTGGGACGACGGCCGGCCCTTCACCGCCCATGACTACGTCTTTACCTTCCGCCGGGGAGCGGACCCGGACAATGCCTACGACTTCGAATGGCACTACCGCATCATCAAGAACTGGAGCGACGTGGTCGGCCGGCGGCTTCCCGTCGATTCGCTGGGCGTGGAGGCGATAGACGATACGACGCTGGCCGTACATACCGAGCAGCCCGTCCCTTACCTGCCCTTCAACCTCATCATGAGCTGGGCTTCGCCGGAGCACGCGGTGGCCAAGTACGGCGAAGAGTGGTCCACCCGGGCGGAGACCCATATTTCGTCCGGCCCTTTCAAGGTTACGGAATGGCGCAAGAACGAGATTATCATCCTGGACGCCAACCCGATGTACCGGGGATCCATGCCGCCCCTGCTCGACCAGGTGATCATCCGGGTGTTCTCCCAGTCGGCCGTGCCGCTCATGCTCTCGGCGTATACGGCCGATGAGGTGGACATGATTCTCCTGAACGGGCAAGCGGCGCTCGGACGGGTCAAGAGCGACCCGGTGCTCCGTCATGAACTGCATTCCATGGTCAACTTCGTCACGTTCTACATGACCATGGATACATACAATCCGCCTTTCGACGACCTCCGCGTCCGCAGAGCCTTCGCCCACTCCATCGACCGCACGGCCCTGATGGACTCCGCCCTGAAGGACGTGGGCGTGGCGGCCTACAGCATGCTGGCCCCCGGTTTCCCCGGCTCGAGACCGGAGGTCTTTCGCGATATGCTGCCCTACGATCCCGAACGGGCCAGGCAGTTGCTGGCCGAAGCCGGTTACCCCGGCGGCAAGGGGTTTCCCCAGGTCGATATCTGGATCCGCACCCACGACTACCAGGCCACCCGCTTGCCCGCGGAGGCCATCCAGGCGATGATCGCCGAAGCGCTGAACGTACGGGTCGGAGTCAGGGTCATCGAACGCAAGGTGTTCACCGACGGTCTCAACAACCACGAGGTGACGCTGGCCCTGGTGGCCTACAGCCAGGATTTCCCCGATCCGGCCAACCTGCTCGGGCTCTGGCGGTCCAGGGGGCGTCACGCGTGGCACGACGACACCTTCGAACGGCTGATTCACGAGGGCAACGAGTTCATGGGGCCGCCCGAGGAAAGGTACGCCATCTACCACGCCGCAGAGCGCAGGCTCGTGGAGGACGTGGGCGGCATCTTCCTCTGGTTTCCCGTGGAGCACCGCCTGTGGAAACCCGATTTCCACAGCCCTACTCTCCAGCCCAACCGCCTCGGCATGGAGGTCTGGTCCAACCTGACCTGGATGAACGGGTATTTCAGGGATACGGATCGTGACGCGGCGGATCAGCCGCGCAGCCGCGGCCTCTGGGACTGGCTCAAGTCCGCCCTGGACTGA
- a CDS encoding phytanoyl-CoA dioxygenase family protein: MSDYTFPYLKGIIEDYDRDGFVIVRDVLPADLLREVDRHINWLMERHPDLPPESLGHWLIADDPFWVRFLSDRRLLDVADALVGPDVAFFAADYICKPPHRGKGVLWHQDGHYWPLEPMDVITVWFAVTDSTPSNGCVRVIPGSHRSGLHNHSPERKDNYILNQADPDAFDENQAVDLVLSPGDVSVHHPLLLHGSNPNESNAWRRGGSIQYMPATTKVTREWPCLFLFRGHPAPGINTYREFPVYEDAKHMAFSGCEAWS, encoded by the coding sequence ATGTCCGATTACACGTTTCCCTATTTGAAAGGCATCATAGAAGACTACGACAGGGATGGTTTCGTCATCGTGCGGGATGTCCTGCCGGCCGATCTGCTTCGGGAAGTCGACCGGCACATCAATTGGCTGATGGAACGTCATCCCGACCTGCCCCCGGAATCGCTGGGACACTGGCTCATCGCCGACGACCCCTTCTGGGTCCGTTTCCTCAGCGACCGCCGCCTGCTCGACGTGGCGGATGCCCTGGTCGGTCCGGATGTGGCCTTCTTCGCGGCGGACTACATCTGCAAGCCGCCCCACAGGGGCAAGGGGGTCCTCTGGCACCAGGACGGACACTACTGGCCCCTGGAGCCCATGGACGTCATCACGGTCTGGTTCGCCGTAACCGATTCGACGCCCTCCAACGGCTGTGTCCGCGTGATCCCCGGATCGCACAGATCCGGTCTGCACAATCACTCACCGGAGAGAAAAGACAACTACATCCTCAACCAGGCCGATCCGGACGCGTTCGATGAAAACCAGGCGGTCGATCTGGTGCTGTCGCCCGGAGACGTCTCGGTCCATCACCCGCTGCTGTTGCATGGATCCAATCCGAACGAAAGCAACGCGTGGAGGCGGGGTGGTTCAATTCAGTACATGCCCGCGACGACGAAGGTCACGCGGGAATGGCCGTGCCTGTTCCTGTTCCGCGGCCATCCCGCTCCCGGGATCAATACCTACCGGGAGTTCCCCGTGTACGAAGACGCAAAGCACATGGCGTTCAGCGGTTGCGAGGCCTGGTCTTAA
- the chrA gene encoding chromate efflux transporter yields the protein MWELFWRFLALGCISFGGPVAHLGYFRTAFVDRLKWLDEASYGRLVALSQFLPGPSSSQVGFAIGYQRAGVAGGIAVFLGFTLPSFVLLYLLAIAGSTVTDTVWFGGFVKGLKLLAVVVVADAVLGMYSTFCRRRLAGALCILTASVLLVAPSMTTQFAVLAAGALAGWRFLRAPEAPPGGRLRFSWLPLALFFLLLFGLPLLASLSPDLDLFSRFYQAGSLVFGGGHVVLPLLQQTVGDALPIDRFLLGYAAAQAIPGPMFAMSAFLGAGMSPDHALAGALIAVLGIFLPGFLLILSFHDTWETLARKPGAAGAVAGVNASVVGLLLAALYQPVFVNAVFSSLDLALAIIGFFLLRALRLPILALVAFFAAAGMLAAVLG from the coding sequence ATGTGGGAACTCTTCTGGCGATTCCTGGCCCTGGGATGCATCAGCTTCGGCGGTCCCGTCGCCCACCTGGGTTATTTCCGGACCGCCTTCGTGGATCGGTTGAAGTGGCTTGACGAAGCCTCCTACGGCCGGCTCGTAGCCCTGAGCCAGTTCCTTCCCGGACCATCTTCCAGCCAGGTCGGCTTTGCCATCGGATACCAGCGGGCGGGCGTCGCCGGCGGCATCGCCGTCTTCCTTGGGTTCACGCTGCCGTCCTTCGTGCTCCTGTACCTGCTTGCCATCGCCGGGAGCACGGTAACGGACACGGTCTGGTTCGGCGGATTCGTCAAGGGACTGAAACTGCTGGCCGTGGTCGTGGTCGCCGACGCCGTGCTGGGCATGTATTCCACCTTCTGCAGACGCCGCCTCGCCGGGGCATTGTGCATCCTGACCGCGTCGGTCCTGCTGGTCGCCCCTTCGATGACGACCCAGTTCGCGGTACTGGCGGCAGGCGCGCTGGCCGGCTGGCGCTTTCTGCGCGCGCCGGAGGCGCCGCCCGGAGGCCGGCTCCGATTCTCCTGGCTGCCGCTGGCCCTCTTCTTTCTGCTCCTCTTCGGTCTTCCGCTCCTGGCGAGCCTGTCGCCGGACCTCGACCTGTTTTCCCGGTTCTACCAGGCCGGCAGCCTGGTATTCGGCGGTGGACACGTGGTACTGCCGTTGCTCCAGCAGACCGTGGGCGACGCGCTTCCCATCGACCGTTTCCTGCTCGGCTACGCCGCCGCCCAGGCCATTCCAGGCCCCATGTTCGCCATGTCGGCGTTCCTGGGCGCCGGCATGAGCCCGGATCACGCACTGGCCGGTGCGTTGATCGCGGTCCTCGGTATTTTCCTGCCGGGATTCCTGTTGATCCTGTCCTTCCACGACACCTGGGAGACCCTGGCGCGAAAGCCGGGTGCCGCTGGCGCGGTGGCGGGGGTCAACGCGTCGGTGGTCGGACTCCTGCTGGCCGCACTCTACCAGCCCGTGTTCGTCAACGCCGTCTTTTCGTCCCTGGATCTCGCCCTCGCCATCATCGGGTTCTTCCTGCTCAGGGCGCTGCGCCTGCCGATCCTGGCGCTGGTCGCCTTCTTTGCCGCGGCGGGGATGCTGGCAGCCGTCCTGGGATGA
- the ppdK gene encoding pyruvate, phosphate dikinase, with protein MAKHVYYFGGGEADGSADFRELLGGKGANLAEMSHLGIPVPAGFTISTEICTYFYDHDHRYPAELDEQIQLAMAQVEGVMDAGFGSAGNPLLVSVRSGSRSSMPGMMDTILNLGLNDATIEGLIAQSGDERFAYDSYRRFVQMYGDVVMGVRPSDDEDHDPFEALLERMKARAGVTEDMELGAADLKALVAEFKSEIKARTGADFPDDPREQLWGAIGAVFGSWNNERAVVYRKLNDIPDEWGTAVNVQAMVYGNMGDDCATGVAFSRDPATGEKRFYGEYLINAQGEDVVAGIRTPRPIEQLEGEMPDAYYQLVSICDTLESHYKDMQDIEFTIQRGKLWMLQCRVGKRTGFSAITIAVDMVREGLIDEQEALRRVEPDQLDQLLRPVFDVEEKRRAEQAGRVLARGLNAGPGAAAGKVVFNATDAESWADRGDQVILVRIETSPEDIRGMNAAVGILTARGGMTSHAALVARQMGKVCVAGCGELDIDYATRQMRVGEQVIAEGDYISIDGSTGEVMAGAIPTIPSEVLQVLLQKSISSENSEVYQRYESLMAWADRNRRLKVRTNADQPDQSATARAFGAEGIGLCRTEHMFFEEDRIDSVREMILADEEAGRRKALARLLPIQRSDFIGIFEVMDGYPVTIRTLDPPLHEFLPHEDEAIGQLAAQTGVPVERYQRKLEDLREANPMLGHRGCRLGIAYPEITEMQARAIFEAASDCVKRGIQAIPEIMIPLVGHINELRLQAEVVRRTAREVQSETGVEVDYQIGTMIELPRAALTAHEIAEEAEFFSFGTNDLTQTTFGLSRDDARFIPDYLHAEIWPEDPFVSIDGSGVGELVKIGVERGRATRDGMKVGICGEHGGDPASVEFCHGVDLDYVSCSPYRVPIACLAAARAALSDQGA; from the coding sequence ATGGCGAAACACGTATACTACTTCGGTGGCGGCGAAGCGGATGGATCCGCCGACTTTCGGGAGCTTCTGGGCGGCAAGGGTGCCAATCTGGCCGAGATGAGCCACCTCGGCATTCCCGTTCCCGCGGGCTTCACCATCTCAACGGAGATATGCACTTATTTCTACGACCACGACCACCGGTACCCGGCGGAACTGGACGAACAGATCCAACTGGCGATGGCGCAGGTCGAGGGCGTCATGGACGCCGGTTTCGGCAGCGCGGGAAACCCGCTGCTGGTTTCCGTCCGGTCCGGGTCCCGTTCCTCCATGCCCGGCATGATGGACACGATTCTGAATCTCGGCCTGAACGATGCCACTATCGAGGGACTGATCGCACAGTCGGGTGACGAACGCTTCGCCTACGACAGCTACCGGCGTTTCGTACAGATGTACGGCGACGTGGTCATGGGCGTGCGTCCGTCGGACGATGAGGATCACGATCCCTTCGAGGCGTTGCTGGAACGCATGAAGGCCCGCGCCGGCGTCACGGAGGACATGGAACTCGGGGCCGCCGACCTCAAAGCGCTGGTCGCCGAGTTCAAGTCCGAGATCAAGGCGCGCACGGGCGCCGACTTTCCAGACGATCCCCGCGAGCAGCTCTGGGGCGCTATCGGGGCCGTGTTCGGCTCGTGGAACAACGAACGCGCCGTGGTGTACCGGAAGTTGAACGACATCCCGGATGAATGGGGCACCGCCGTCAATGTGCAGGCCATGGTCTACGGCAACATGGGCGACGACTGCGCCACGGGGGTCGCCTTCAGCCGCGATCCCGCGACCGGCGAAAAGCGGTTCTACGGCGAGTACCTCATCAACGCCCAGGGCGAGGACGTTGTGGCGGGCATTCGCACCCCAAGGCCCATCGAACAGCTCGAGGGCGAAATGCCGGACGCCTATTATCAGCTGGTAAGCATCTGCGATACCCTGGAATCTCATTACAAGGACATGCAGGATATCGAGTTTACCATCCAGCGCGGCAAACTGTGGATGCTGCAGTGCCGCGTTGGAAAGCGTACCGGTTTCTCCGCCATCACGATCGCGGTGGACATGGTGCGGGAAGGGCTGATCGACGAGCAGGAAGCCCTGCGACGCGTGGAGCCCGACCAGCTCGACCAGTTGCTGCGACCGGTATTCGACGTGGAAGAGAAGCGCCGCGCGGAACAAGCGGGGCGGGTGCTGGCCCGGGGCCTCAACGCCGGCCCGGGCGCGGCGGCCGGCAAAGTGGTGTTCAACGCCACCGATGCCGAGTCCTGGGCGGACCGGGGCGACCAGGTCATCCTGGTCCGTATCGAGACGTCGCCCGAAGACATACGCGGCATGAACGCTGCGGTGGGTATCCTGACCGCCCGGGGCGGCATGACGAGCCACGCGGCCCTGGTCGCCCGCCAGATGGGCAAGGTCTGCGTCGCCGGCTGCGGGGAACTGGATATCGACTACGCCACCCGGCAGATGCGCGTCGGCGAACAGGTCATCGCCGAAGGGGACTACATCTCCATCGACGGGTCCACCGGGGAGGTCATGGCCGGCGCCATCCCGACCATTCCCTCCGAAGTGCTGCAGGTCCTGTTGCAGAAATCCATTTCGTCCGAGAACTCGGAGGTCTATCAGCGGTACGAAAGCCTGATGGCCTGGGCCGACCGGAACCGCCGGCTTAAGGTGCGGACCAACGCGGACCAGCCCGATCAGTCGGCCACCGCGCGTGCCTTCGGCGCCGAGGGCATCGGCCTCTGCCGGACGGAGCACATGTTCTTCGAAGAAGACCGGATCGACTCGGTCCGGGAGATGATCCTGGCCGATGAAGAAGCCGGCCGCCGGAAAGCGCTGGCCAGGCTGCTGCCGATCCAGAGAAGCGATTTCATCGGGATATTCGAAGTCATGGACGGCTACCCCGTCACCATCCGCACGCTCGACCCGCCCCTGCACGAATTCCTTCCCCACGAGGACGAGGCCATCGGGCAGCTCGCCGCACAGACCGGCGTGCCGGTGGAGCGTTACCAGCGCAAGCTGGAGGACCTGCGGGAGGCCAATCCCATGCTCGGACACCGTGGGTGCAGGCTCGGTATCGCCTACCCCGAGATTACCGAGATGCAGGCCCGGGCGATTTTCGAAGCCGCGAGCGACTGCGTGAAACGGGGCATCCAGGCCATCCCGGAGATCATGATCCCCCTGGTCGGCCACATCAACGAGTTGCGTCTGCAGGCCGAGGTCGTCCGCCGGACGGCCCGGGAAGTGCAGTCGGAGACCGGCGTGGAGGTGGACTACCAGATCGGTACCATGATCGAGCTGCCGCGGGCGGCGCTGACAGCCCACGAGATCGCGGAGGAAGCGGAGTTCTTCTCCTTCGGGACGAACGACCTGACGCAGACCACCTTCGGACTCTCCCGTGACGACGCGAGGTTCATCCCCGACTACCTGCATGCCGAGATCTGGCCGGAAGACCCCTTCGTGAGTATTGACGGCAGCGGTGTCGGCGAACTCGTGAAAATCGGCGTCGAGCGCGGCCGCGCCACGCGGGACGGCATGAAGGTGGGCATCTGCGGCGAGCACGGCGGCGATCCCGCCTCAGTCGAATTCTGCCACGGCGTGGACCTGGACTACGTCAGCTGCTCCCCGTACCGCGTGCCCATCGCCTGCCTGGCCGCGGCCCGGGCGGCGCTGTCCGACCAGGGCGCGTAA
- the rlmB gene encoding 23S rRNA (guanosine(2251)-2'-O)-methyltransferase RlmB: MSEVTEVIYGRNPVRAALQAGRSLNRIYIADGVARQDVADILDLARKRGVVFQFTERRRLDRLTEGRHQGVVATVAGHPYAEMADILASARRSESPPFLVMLDGIQDPHNLGAIIRTADAVRADGVVIPRRNAAGLTAAAVKASAGASVHVPVARVANMNHAMKALREAGVWLVGLAADGPSLFSKMDYTIPVALVIGGEGKGLRSLVRRNCDEVVRLPVAGHVDSLNASVAAALVLYEVFRQRQETEEG, from the coding sequence ATGTCGGAAGTCACGGAAGTCATCTACGGACGGAACCCGGTCAGAGCGGCCCTGCAGGCGGGCCGGAGCCTCAACCGGATCTACATCGCCGACGGGGTTGCGCGCCAGGACGTGGCCGACATACTGGACCTTGCCCGGAAACGGGGCGTCGTGTTCCAGTTCACCGAACGCCGCCGGCTGGACCGTCTGACCGAAGGCAGGCACCAGGGGGTCGTCGCCACGGTGGCCGGCCACCCGTACGCCGAAATGGCGGATATCCTGGCCTCGGCCCGCAGGTCCGAATCTCCCCCCTTCCTCGTCATGCTGGACGGCATACAGGATCCCCACAACCTGGGCGCGATCATTCGCACGGCCGATGCGGTCCGCGCCGACGGCGTCGTGATACCCCGTCGAAACGCGGCGGGACTGACCGCCGCCGCGGTCAAGGCTTCCGCCGGGGCCAGCGTGCACGTTCCGGTCGCGCGGGTGGCGAACATGAACCACGCCATGAAGGCGCTTCGTGAAGCGGGCGTCTGGCTCGTGGGCCTCGCGGCGGACGGTCCTTCGCTTTTCAGCAAAATGGACTATACCATCCCCGTGGCGCTCGTCATTGGCGGTGAGGGCAAGGGACTGAGGTCCCTGGTCCGGCGCAACTGCGACGAGGTGGTGCGGCTACCGGTCGCCGGGCACGTGGATTCGCTCAACGCGTCCGTGGCGGCCGCCCTCGTGCTGTACGAGGTCTTTCGCCAGCGCCAGGAAACGGAGGAAGGGTAA